The DNA window TCGCACTTTTAAACCATGCCTGCAAACCCGCAGTACTGGCAGAAGTGTAAGCTAGGCTTCGCCTGATGCTCGGAGACATGAGGCGAAGCCAGCTTGCAGAATATCGTcaagtccgcacgcacaaaactgtaaagtaagcttcacctaacacttagAAGCATGAGGGGAAGCCACCTTGCAGGATATATTTGAGGCGCAGAATTGTACGGTAGGCTTCACCAAACGCTCAGAGGCATGTGTATGAAGCCAGCTTGCGGAATTTTGAGCATTCGATGAAATGTTATTCGGTTCAAATACGAATAGCGCTGTACCGTTATTCGgtacgaatatcgaatattcgtcacAACTCAAAGTGATAGCCATACCTTTTTGTATTTGTGGGGAAACGTGTTTCTTTCAATGGTGCCCTGAGATGCCCCACGGTTGACGACCATTCGGCGGTGATCTAGCAACCTCATGGATTCCTGAAAGAAACATTAGGCTGATGCACACTTGGCTCACATTAGACCACTGCATTTAGTCCTCTATTAGCGCGGCACGCTTGACTTGTGGTACCTATTGACACAACTGAATGTAACTTTAACTGCTTTACCTGAACATGTCTAGACAAGAGAGGCATATAGTTCTGAGGCAGCGGGACATAGTGAGGAAGATCTGACAGCGTTGAGATTGCGTACATCTCTGGGAAGCGTTGGGACATTGTCTGCGGTAAGAAAGATACCCATAGTGTGCGAACAACTAAACACTGTCCTCTGTGTGCCTACCACTGTTGGAGCAACTCCAAGCGTCAGAGAAGGTAGATGGTGGATCCGCGGAGGAGCATGGTAGTGATGCTGATGGATGTGGTGATGTAGATGTGCGTGGCTGGGTTCACTGCGGACACAACGAAATATCGTTTCTCCGGTTTATTAGGCATTGCGAAGACAAGGGACTGTGTTTGCTGTGACATTCTGGTGTGACAGTACAAAAAGACACAAGAACAGTAAGATCATTTCAAATATTTCAATCTATCTGTCAATCTACAGGCTAGTGACCTATAAAAGCATACCTGTGCCCACATGCCACAGGACAAGGAGAGATAGGGATTTATTTTCCGTTGCGCGTGAACTCAATGAGTGAGAGGAGTGTGATCACTGCCTCCTGTCTTCATCGCGATATCTAGGTTACAACACCGTGCTCAGCAATTACACAACGCAGGTGTAgcgttctgtcgtctgcatgtCAAGCTCTGAAAGTGATTCAATCCTGGTAAGCTTCAAAGTGACGGCGCATCACTGTGCAGAGTCACAATGTAAAACGTACGAACCCCATAATCGAAACAATCAAAATCACAGTGTGACGAAGCACAGTTGAGATGCTGTTCTCCAGATGCCCAACAATGAAGAGGCTGTTAGTATATTGCAGAGCAGCTCACTAGGATCCCAGCTGCTGCAGTGTGCATCTAGGGTGCAGATTCTCAACTGCCCTTTGCAATACTGCCGTCTACGTTGTTTCGACTATTGGGTTTGTACATTTCACATTATAACTCTGCACAGAGATGCTCAATCACTTTTTAACATGCTGGGATTGAACTGCCTCCAGAGCTTTACACATAGAAAACACATACAATGCTCCCCCTACATTGAGTAATTGCTGAACACGGCCTGCACAGGTAGACTCTTATAGGTCGCTATCCTGTACAAAGAAGGTGCTTAACTTCATTTGACACAAGGACATATCTTACACACTGATCATATCATACTGTGAGATGTTCACAACAACAAAGTTTTTATGCTCTCCAAATCTAATGCAAGCCATGTGCAGCGAGCTCACCTTGTTGGACTGGCAATAACCACCTCAGCCTGGACACCGGGATCAAGGACGACTGCCTCGCTGGCCACTTGGATTGGGGGAGTGAGGGAACTCACAGTGGAGCACTGACTAGCCCCACCCACTGCAGTGGAGCCCTCTGCAGGGGCAGGGTCCACAGGCAGCTGAATGTCAGTTGGAAACATGTACACCTGACCTTGCGTTTCCATCATGCGTTGCAATGCCAGAGCCTCCTGTTGCCTGTTTGGAAGAAGCAGAACAGGAGAAACACTACTTCATACATCACGTACACTGCGCTGCTAATTTAAAGTGTACATTCACCAAATAAGGAACAGAGAGAATATCATGCCTTTGCATATATAAGGTGTGGTGGTACATTCTTCTTCGTTGCATCTCTTGCATCCTTTGCTGTGCCTGCAAACATGTCGCCCACATCATTGCAGCACTTGGTGTATGAAAAGGCTGAAATGGTGCTATTTTAACTGTACTTCAGGCACCTAAATAAGAAGCTCAGCTACTACTTCTCAGCGTTAAGATGTGCCTCTGTACATTCGGGCAACACAGCGGCAACGAAGATTCTACTAAGAGACACGAGTATGGCACACCACGGCACTCACAAATCACTATTTGCTTGAAAGGGAGCCAAACCAACGGTCCTATGTAGACGATTGCTAAGTTTCATTGGATATATCGCGAGTCCCCGCTAGTAAAAATTGCCTACATTACATATTGGTTATAATTTCTACATGCTTACACCGTTTTTATGTTTTCCCCCAAATTGGGATAAAATCGGGTTTGACGTTCAAAGCAGCAAAGCAGGTTAAAATAGTGTGATATAATGtgaacagaaaaagaacagaaTGACGACACGAGGTGGCGAGAGGCAGAATTGAGCGTAAAGTATCTGTGTGTTCACCCGAGCCAGTTCGGGTGCCTGCACTTGCGCTTTGGCAAGTTCGGTCGCCTACACACGTTTGCGCCTTTTGCTTGCTTCTTTTACTTTTGGGTACGTGTTAGGGATGGAGTAAATGCCGTTCAGGAACTTTTCTTTCATTGAATCAAGATGCCGGCTTAAAGCTACTTCGTTCTAGCAGGATTTACAATGCATTGTTCCCTACGGCAGCCTGGCGGGCAATGTCAATTATTTCATCATATCGCAAAATTTATTGTATCACATTTCACTGTAATAAGGTTCGACTCTATTCGGATGTTCAAGTTAATGCGGTTGCAGTGTGTTTGTTCTTTGGAATTACAGTGTACAGGAATTACTCAGTGTAATTACATTTTGTTGCACAGGAAACTACTACCTTGCACCCTAGCAAACTCCATTTGCACAACGACAATGCAATAACAGAATTCATAACCAACCTGCCAGATGCGTTGATGTGTTGGGTTCATACGCGCAAACATTGGGGATGCAAACTCGTGATGTGGGTTGTGGGCTGCAGGCGGACTATACACAGCATTGTGGGGACCCGTGTGAGGAGGTGGAGCCCCCAAGTAACCCAAATGGGGACTCGGGGTAGCtgcacaataataataatagtaagaAAAGAAACATCACCACCACATAGTTGGACACAGCACAGATTTGAAGTCGTGAACAGGGCTGCGTGAATGGTGAAAATGTCAAATACAACTAATATTTGACTTCGAACATCGAATCAATAAGTAAATAGCACATGATGACTTTATGTAACTGTGTTTATTGTGATGTGCGCATACAGCACATACCACATTTTAATAATCAGAGAAATATGTATGCAAGGGAAGAATCAACTACGAAAGGATGACGAAAAGGTTGGCACTCCCCAAAGACAACTCACACTGGTTCTGATTCAGGTGCACGCCACTCATCGTAAAGTTCCTCAAGCGTAGACGCCACTGCAATCATTCTATcactgccatcattcaactgCAGATGCTACATTTAATGCATCATGACTGACCCTCAGTAGTGTAACACATGCTTAGAAGCAACATCTTGAGCTCGGTGGATGTAAGAAGGTGGCAGATCAAACTGGCAGATCAAATACCCTGAGCTCAGGTTATTTAAGAAGCAGGTCTGTCAATGAAaatcttgttcgtcagtctgtgctgtgtgttgtgtcgtccttttgtttgtttcccggcactggggcttttatcgcttttaaagtagaAGCATATGGGCATGTGGGCATTCGAATCTGATCGAATTAAGCAAAAAAATTATTCACGAATTCGTATTTATTATATGTTAATACTAATTGTGTTCTGGAAACTTCGAACATTTGAAGGTATCTGAATTATTACAAAGCTACAAATATAGAATTGTCAAATGAAATAGTGTAAATATTCAATTCTCATTTGAATGTCTCATGTCGATTATTCACACTGCCCCAGTCGTGAGTGAAGTCCATGAAGTCAGCAGTACAGATTGCATTATAAAATATAAAGCACAAAACACTAACACATGTGTAGCTCTGCAAACACTGAAAATGTAATAAAAATATTAGCATGtgtcaaaataaaataaaatagtgGAAGTTAAATCACTATTCATGCCAGTATTAGAAAAGTACATccaaatacatttttcaacgtcaaggtacagcttgggacaaaagtttacggagcacAGCACTtttgtatttcttcatcggagtgaccccctgctagctatcaggaagagGTCGAATACGAAACcggtgaccggctattctatccatctctcagtatgtgtgttcGCTCCTGTTTGTTGATAGGGTGTCGCTGCAATGAaaaaatgcgacaccccggtgttccgtaaacttttgtcccaagcggTACATCTTTGAAAGCACTTTGAAACAATATGACATGCAACTCAACTATGGAGAATGTCTGAGTTCAGTAGGTTTAAACTTCTCGGGAGAGAAGATTACAAAGCAGCCGTATAATTTTGTTCAAAAGTGTGAGGCACTTACGGGAATATATGTGGCTGTGAGAAACAACCACATTAGGTGGGGGTGGAGGTGCAGGAGGAACATGAGAAAAGCAACTGCCATAACTTCTGCACCCGTCACTGTTTGATCCGGTAGTTCCCTGCAGAATAATGAGATCAATTTGGGAGCTCAGTACAACTGCACACTTCTATTCAAAGGCACTCAGTGCCTCCCAAACAGAGTTTCCAATAAAGTTTTGCGGGAGGACTGCTGTCCTAGATAAGCGATGCACACTCTTACCATTGTTCGTGCACATGAATCCTCTCTAGAGCAGTGCATCACAGGTACAGGTGGAGGCTCTGGGCACTGATAGCGGCAGCTGGGAAAGTGTGTGGCTCCCCCGTGCATCCCTTGGGCCACACTAGATGGGggaagaggtggtggtggtggtggaggaggaggtggaggAGGAGGGGCAAAGCAGCTGTGGAAGTGGTGGTGGGAGTGACTCATAATTGGTCGTCCGCTTGCTGGACAGAACATGCTGTTACTGCTGCAGCTTGGTGCCCTGCGAATGCAGAGAGTGGCACCATTAGCGTGATATACTATACCTCGCGCTGTTAAAAGCACGGAGTAGCAATGTTGACTCGGTAGCGATGACTCAATATTGACGCAACAGATGCATCACAACAGGTCGCACACACATGTCAGTGTGATTGCTACTAAAGTCGTCGAGTGAAACACGAAGCAGCTTGCaaatacaaaaggaaaaaagaatcaCACTCATATGCTATAGGCTAACCGCACTCTAGGGTATCTAAAACGCCATCTTTCTACTGCTCCTCCTCACGTCAAACGCTTGGCCTACATAACACTGGTCAGGCCTCAGCTAGAGTACGCCTCTGCCGTATGGGACCCGTCCACTGCCTACCTCATCCATGATCTTGAAGCCGTCCAAAATCGCGCAGCCAGATTCATCACCAATAACTACTCACCTTATGCGAGCATCTCCTCTCTCAAGGAACGCATCGATCTCGCTCAACTGTGCATTCGTAGAAAGGTTTCGCGTTTATCATTATTTCATAAATTCTATCACTCTCCTGCAATACGGTCACCCTACATCATTCCTGCTCATAGAATATCTTCACGTATCGACCATCAACTCAAAGTAGCACGTGTCAAATGTTACACTTCCACGTTTTCGAACTCATTTTTTCCTAAAACCATCATAGAGTGGAATAACCTCCCATCTTGTATCGTCACCATACCTGACCCATCTAGCTTTCGCGTGTCTGTTAGTAATGTATAACATCCGTGGATAACCTTTTatgctcagttttttttttttccttcgttgttgttgttattgagTTGTTTAAAATGATCCTTgtcgcttttttcttttttttttttttcctgtaacCCACTCCGCCCATGTAACGCCCTCCCGAGGGACTCTTGGGAGtaaataaattgattgattgattgattgatatgcGCATCACCAAATCTCTTGAAACACGCCTACAGTGAAAATTACAATTAATgtccctggttttctgctgcgccAAATTaaaaattctgcggcaccgacttgtaaattccgcgattttctgCAGCAAGCAGTCAATGGCTGCTTGAAACGGGacacactttattttcttggataatgtggggacaaaaatattttataaaattacagattgaaagcactgttgtggctcagcattacatacatgatatcttgtgttctcctctgacaaagacaaaggtctgtcacctgcaatcattttatacctgctgaaagatctttcaggatctacagagtttataggaacttcATAGGAAGATTATAGGAAGGAAATTACAATAgatgccctgtggaagttacaggacaccctttttgtttctggcCAGTAGGTATTATTTAAGAGCCTTCAAAGGCAAACTCCCAggcatcaaatcaaaatcccccactgccgccgctaaactgcacacgaGAGGGACGCTGCACCTTCCTCAGGTGAAGTatatacacaataaacttgggctaacgttatcttaagctaaactacaatctgtctgtgctgGCCTTGCAGCAGGGgcagtttcgtaaagcaggcttcacctcatgcagggaaacTTCAGGTGAAGTCcgctttcgggaggtgtcgttcgtattctgcgaatagtcggatattcggaaatccgaatattgggtattcgattcgcggtTGAAATAATTCAAGTGACTGATATTTGATAACTCGAATATCTGCACACCCCTACAAATAAGGAAttctgtgaaattccgtgccaaatGAAGAATTCCGTGATGGATTCCGCGATAGTTcacggaatcgcggaaaacccggggccttaATTACAATGACGCTTATGGAGGAACAGATAATGATATTAGCTCCAGAACTTTTGGGACTATAGGGACGATCTGAAAGATGGTGCCATCGCCgaccgatatttcggactccaAAAATTCAGTTTTCCAAATTTTTCAGGCAAAACTCTTGGCACTGTCAAACACCCCATACAGCAAATAAATTTCCGCTTCCAACTTTCGGACGAACATTCCAAAAACAGCTAGAGACATACTGTGTAGAATTGAGCAGCACAGAAACACGTACACGCTCGCTCACTCTTGTGTTATCTCTAtggctgtgcgaatagtaaaAATGtcaaatacaaatacaaatattCCAAGTATTTGACTtggaatatcgaatcgaataatGACTGCCCTGTAATAAGCAGTCCTGTTTACTGCAATGTGCACATACAGCACATACACATTTTGATAATAACAGAAATACGTACAGAGGCATCAACTATGAAAGGATGAGGAATAAAGGTTGCTACTCCCACAAGACAATTGACAGTGCTACAGTTACAGGTGTGCCCCACCAGTGGGGTACACGTGAAACTTCAGTGTAAATGAGCTCATTGTAAAGTTCCTCAAGGGCAGACAGTACATTTGATGCAGTGTGATTTGGTGCAGAGTCAGGCTTTTCACATTATGGACTGTCTCTAAGTCATGTGCCACATGCTCAACAGCAACATCTTGAGCTCCATGAGAGTAGCAGGTCAATTTCAAAAAGCTATGGTTAAGGCCCCGGGGTTTTCCGCGGAATTCTTCGCGGTTTTCTGCGGAACTATCGCGGAATTCGGAATTCACCCCGGAATActtcgtttggcacggaatttcacggaatcccttatttttaggggtgtgtggatattcgagttctcgaattggAATCAAATACCAATCCCTCGAAGTAtttcattcgcgaatcgaatattcgccgaatacgaacgacacctcccgaaagtgggcttcacctgaagctTCCCTGCGTGAGGttaagcctgctttacgaaactgcCGGTGCTTCAGGACCAGCGCAGAGATATTGTAGTCTAGcctaagataacgttagcccaagtttatcgtgcatacttcgcctgaggaTGGGGTGCcgtccctcccgtgtgcagtttagcggtggcagcTGGGGACTTTGACTTCATGTCTGGGAGTTTGCCTTTAAAGACTCTTAAATAGCGCCTACAGCCGAGAAACAAAAAAGGGTGTCCTGTAACTTCCACAGGTCATGTATTGTGAAGTCCTTCCTAtaatcttcctataaagttcctataagtTCTGTAGATGCTAGAAGATCTTTCAGCAGTTATAAAATGATTGAAGGTGACAGACCTTTGtctttgtcagaggagaacacaagatatcatgtatgtaatgctgagccacaacagtgctttcaatctgcaattttataaaatatttttgttcccacattatccaagaaaataaagtgttacccatttcaagcagccactaactgcttgccgcggaaaactgcggaatttacaagtcggtgccgcggaattttgaatttgccgcagcagaaaaccagtgCGTGCTAGTCTCGTCAGCTACGCACACTGagtactatcattcaagctaTTTTTCGCGTCAAAGCTGTTCCTCTCGTACATGACAACAGTTGCTTTCGCTTTATGACAAATGTGAAGGCTGGGACACCTCCCATCGTATTCACAAATACCGCTTTCAAGAAACTCGCCAGACTAGGTGTACAGTCGCCGtacgatttttcggactcggtggggatcgcgcaagagtccgaataatcgagcagtccgaaaaaacgaatttcgcttcaaaataaactttactaagccctagtaggctggaaaaatttgtcgatgctttcctaacgcgcttccagctctgcctgataacatcagcttctatttcccgaagcgacatttcgtcactgtaactacactgacagaggcaccgcAAGTCGGCGACggagtccgcaagtcggcttcacctaacgcatgcgtgttttaggtgaagctcgctttacagcgttGCCGCGCGACTCGCGtgcggacagcacgtgctgggccgttcgccaaaaaacgaagacgcaaaagcgctacgacagacctcttctactcagaggaatggaaaattaacaatcatcactgcctatttttttgcctcaatattttagttggttgatttttttaaatacgaATTTTAGATGATACCAATGTTTTCAGTCACCCCATGAGAGAAATTTGTGGGTTGGGCAAACaaagtccgaaatatcgagccaCGGAGCTGCatggcgtccgaaattttggacgttcttatagaTCACCTCTATGGGACctgcggccgttccgcgaacgagtccgaataatcgagcatgtccgaaaaatcggggtctgaaaaatcggtcggcAACTGTAGTTCAATATGGTCGTGCAGCGCAGATGTGGTACTTTCCTGACATATGGAGAATTTGATGGCAAGCATTGCCGCCGTCACCGGCGATTTGCACATAAAGTGATCCCTCCCATGCGGCGCTTTCGCCAACTGGCAGTCTGGATGTTTACACGCTGCGTAACGCACAAAAGCCTTCAGCGCCATGTCATTGGACTATCCTGACACTGATTCCgtacgtaaacaacgagaaattaGCCGAGGCCGAGTTGTTTGATTTAACTGATTCCTCGTTCAGCTGTAGCATTCGAATATCTCAACCAGGTGAGGAGAGGCGACTTATGCGAGCACAACACAAACGCACGCACAAGAACGGCGAAACAAAACAAACTTCCGGTAGAAACTGCACATGCGCTTGCAACCCACATGCACCGCTGTTGTGTAGTTCTGTGGTTCCGTATCGTAGAAGTTTTATTCACGCGCTGATGCGTTTTATATGGATTTCTTATGTAAAATTTCAGCAATCTATTGCATGCGTTTCGCTAGTGGAGGCTCCTTACCAAAAGCAAATCGGGACAATGCACATCGTGAAGGACTGGCGAGAAGCCGTCGAGAAATAGTTTGCTGATGCGCTTGATGATTTTGCCTGACACTGACGTCACGAGCACGGAAAGCTTGAATATTCGCGAACATCTCGAATATTCGGTTTATTCGAAAGCCACGAATATAAAATCGTCaaatcgaatcgaatacgagAACTAAAAACATTTCATTTGTGTTCGAAAtgtcgaatattcgcacagccgtAGTTATCTCCTGGTGTACGTGTTTTTGTACTGCTCTATTCTACACAGTATGTCCggataccaactaccccgacTTAGAATCTTGACAATTTTGTAGAGTTTAAGTCGTTAGAAATAGTTTTGTGATTTAGTGAACactttaaagtagcacaaaagtcatttttaacacccagttttcttcctataaaactgttaagtaggccagtaagatgcaccatgcgaagtaatttacaccacagagtcataattatcgcagaaattgaatttaaaatacgcctcaaaaagcgaccgtgcgcaacggtggtgaagagcagtactagcctgtgatctgcctggaacctcgcgctgacgctataaggagaacgctcgctgattggcctagagaaatgtcgtcTCCTACTCCTCTGtagtctgctactcggctgttcggggttctgataaagcctttctccttgctcggtaatgcttcggccgctccttctatcccccaattctccgggaaaactggcaaaacaggtttacggcagcaaagggacaaggcgctgaccggcgaaccagaacgagttctccttataccgtcatcggtgacgtggcatcatgcctcctcatcctcgttatagctggagtggcgagttaaagGTGAACGCACGGAGCTATGTTTacgtgagtttttttctgggaagcAAATTGCACGCACCAAATCCTGTCACGCTATTCGGTAtagtgacacacacactttcatcagatgtcttaatctgaaactTTTTTTGATGGCCCCCTGTACTCCTTTTAGTGTTATGTACATCATGTGTACAGCTTACCCACATCCATTTAAGAAGGCTGGGTGAGCTGGATGAGGGGGGGAACAAGGGGGAGATACTCGTCTTCGATGGGCAGGGCCACCTCCAGATTCGTCGTCGGACTGGGTGAGATCCACAAAGGTGGCTCGCCCACCAGGACCTATGCAGGGTTGATGACGTGCAATCCTGCTGCCTCCAATTGGGGGAGGAGGTCCGTTCCTTCCCTGTATGCCACTCCTGTGACTCTGCGGCCCCCGATGTGGTGGCTGCGGGTGTTTCTGATTGCTGTTGCTGCTTGACCCGCTCGGCGTCTGTTGACGACCATTAGATCTGCAACGGACAAATCGTAAGTCGTAAATAAAACAAGACCAATCATGGAGAACAATATGTGACAATGGGCAAAAGATACGGTTATACCTTGGAGGCTCTATGCTAATAAGCTCCACACTACTGCTGTCATCATCATCGCTTGTCAAACAGTCAAGTTGCAAATCAGGAGCTGCTGGCCAATCCATGCCAGGGCGTCGAGCAAGTCTATTACCCCTGGTGTCAGACTTTGATGAGAGCTTTGAACCAGATGAGGGGCCTGAAAGACAACAAAAACTAAGGATGCAGAACCCAATAACACACACCAAACCACACTAAACCAACTCAAAATAGACACACAAGGCCTGCTTAGTGCCTCCCTCTCATTCCTTCACCATGTGGCATATAGGGTATATGGCATATGCATAGGGTATAGGGCATATAGGGCATACGTGGCATATAGGGGGCGGGCTGAGTAACCTGTGGGTTGGGTATGACGTAGTGTTACGTGACCCGGAGTATCCACCTCCGACAGGATTTTTCGAATGGCAGGAGTTCCCCTGTGCTCAAGATGACTAAATGGTAGAGCTGTGctaatattcgaaatttcgaatatgaaacgaatatccgatgctattcgcaacctattttcagtattgGAAATTtgcgaatatttttcgaacagtACTGTAGCGAGGTATCACTATCGtcattctgcaagtgggcttcgcctcacTACATCCAAGAGTTAGGTGGAGCCCACTTCACTTCACCGCCATTGTTCTTTTGGTGCGCGGCAACATTCTGCAAGTCGGGCTTCACCTAATTACACTCGGGTGTTAGGTGAACCCCGCTTTACACTGTTAACAATATtatgtcactaaagtctacaacttccgtgagctcatggtcaacactgCACCCTGGGCACTGCGTGTTCCACTAAATGTACTCCCATCTTTCGGAGTTATGTTCAGGAACAGATGGAAATACGTacgtgcagtttctaaaaaaagcGCAGGAAATTCACAATATAAACATAGAAATGAAGAGATGCACAcgaagcaggctgcatggaacatgttgactaactctcaatgcagttggtcccactaatgcagtctaccatacacaacacagagggacccttctctcaccATACGTTATGCTGGGTGAAAAGGCGCACAAGTCTGGAGCACATCATCAtctaatgagcacaaaatatttcaccatgaggtatttgaaattattcgaattgggcCTCTTCAGATTATTTGAATTCGATTTGCCGTCTGAAGAAATTATTCAGATTCGATTCACAGTGCaagtgaaatattcgtaaactatttgcaatggaaattttgctattcgcacagctctactaAATGGGCAGCGACATAATGGAGATAAATGATTCGTACTATTCCCTGGACATACGTTTACTGCTCAAGAGTACTTTGGACGTTCTACACAAGTGTTTAATCTGGTTTCAGTCATGTGCTGGTATTTCGGTTGCTCAATTTTCACATGTTCTTCAGTCACATTTAGAATCTACTACTATTTCTGTGAACGGCCAGCTCTTTGTGCAGGAACGagatgtgt is part of the Ornithodoros turicata isolate Travis unplaced genomic scaffold, ASM3712646v1 ctg00000746.1, whole genome shotgun sequence genome and encodes:
- the LOC135374738 gene encoding E3 ubiquitin-protein ligase arkadia-B-like isoform X2, with protein sequence MENQILSPNQQADQWPRPSNLVKGQPEAPQELIAESPPPSFSSILETAYGATITPTSAELPNVPEIPVDCSSPLFAGPDDDETNLSVQRQHRHRLSSSADPVLPSVHSPNAYSSYETVLSLAPGSPMYIPHEGGPSDWPNRQLVSDPCDARHRKRLLSESDSEHRKKERPRRPAGREARFVQTSSPVIQGMGRGVRGCPPNLPGSSSCQALREESVLLELASEAATESDSDVDVIESASRHRSASGAGADGKYAGHVDHMYSGSCGDPPSEPPGRAKSSKVEESVPGPSSGSKLSSKSDTRGNRLARRPGMDWPAAPDLQLDCLTSDDDDSSSVELISIEPPRSNGRQQTPSGSSSNSNQKHPQPPHRGPQSHRSGIQGRNGPPPPIGGSRIARHQPCIGPGGRATFVDLTQSDDESGGGPAHRRRVSPPCSPPHPAHPAFLNGCGAPSCSSNSMFCPASGRPIMSHSHHHFHSCFAPPPPPPPPPPPPPLPPSSVAQGMHGGATHFPSCRYQCPEPPPVPVMHCSREDSCARTMGTTGSNSDGCRSYGSCFSHVPPAPPPPPNVVVSHSHIYSPTPSPHLGYLGAPPPHTGPHNAVYSPPAAHNPHHEFASPMFARMNPTHQRIWQAQQRMQEMQRRRMYHHTLYMQRQQEALALQRMMETQGQVYMFPTDIQLPVDPAPAEGSTAVGGASQCSTVSSLTPPIQVASEAVVLDPGVQAEVVIASPTSEPSHAHLHHHIHQHHYHAPPRIHHLPSLTLGVAPTVTMSQRFPEMYAISTLSDLPHYVPLPQNYMPLLSRHVQESMRLLDHRRMVVNRGASQGTIERNTFPHKYKKIQRSVENEDNIEKCTICLSEFEDNEDVRRLPCMHLFHIVCVDQWLTTNKRCPICRVDIEEHLKDFAITS
- the LOC135374738 gene encoding E3 ubiquitin-protein ligase arkadia-B-like isoform X1 → MENQILSPNQQADQWPRPSNLVKGQPEAPQELIAESPPPSFSSILETAYGATITPTSAELPNVPEIPVDCSSPLFAGPDDDETNLSVQRQHRHRLSSSADPVLPSVHSPNAYSSYETVLSLAPGSPMYIPHEGGPSDWPNRQLVSDPCDARHRKRLLSESDSEHRKKERPRRPAGREARFVQTSSPVIQGMGRGVRGCPPNLPGSSSCQALREESVLLELASEAATESDSDVDVIESASRHRSASGAGADGKYAGHVDHMYSGSCGDPPSEPPGRAKSSKVEESVPGPSSGSKLSSKSDTRGNRLARRPGMDWPAAPDLQLDCLTSDDDDSSSVELISIEPPRSNGRQQTPSGSSSNSNQKHPQPPHRGPQSHRSGIQGRNGPPPPIGGSRIARHQPCIGPGGRATFVDLTQSDDESGGGPAHRRRVSPPCSPPHPAHPAFLNGCGAPSCSSNSMFCPASGRPIMSHSHHHFHSCFAPPPPPPPPPPPPPLPPSSVAQGMHGGATHFPSCRYQCPEPPPVPVMHCSREDSCARTMGTTGSNSDGCRSYGSCFSHVPPAPPPPPNVVVSHSHIYSPTPSPHLGYLGAPPPHTGPHNAVYSPPAAHNPHHEFASPMFARMNPTHQRIWQAQQRMQEMQRRRMYHHTLYMQSVSPVLLLPNRQQEALALQRMMETQGQVYMFPTDIQLPVDPAPAEGSTAVGGASQCSTVSSLTPPIQVASEAVVLDPGVQAEVVIASPTSEPSHAHLHHHIHQHHYHAPPRIHHLPSLTLGVAPTVTMSQRFPEMYAISTLSDLPHYVPLPQNYMPLLSRHVQESMRLLDHRRMVVNRGASQGTIERNTFPHKYKKIQRSVENEDNIEKCTICLSEFEDNEDVRRLPCMHLFHIVCVDQWLTTNKRCPICRVDIEEHLKDFAITS